The Nitrospira sp. KM1 genome includes a window with the following:
- a CDS encoding response regulator transcription factor, with translation MRGAKILVVDDEPPIRRSLQVNLEARGYDVETADTGEQALAMVRNRHPDVIILDLLLPEMNGVDVTRHVRALSSVPIIVLSAIGDERRKVEALEAGADDYMTKPFGVDELLARIRSLLRRAAGARGTQPIFSSGGLSVNFDRREVVVNGEPVKLTPTEYDLLKYMIEHAGKVLTHRMLLEAVWGEAYSDQAQYLRVFVGQLRKKIEKAPARPSFILTDPGVGYRFCIESDSVS, from the coding sequence ATGCGCGGAGCCAAAATCCTAGTTGTCGATGACGAGCCGCCGATCAGGCGATCCCTGCAGGTCAATCTGGAGGCCAGAGGCTACGACGTTGAAACGGCGGATACGGGTGAACAGGCCTTGGCGATGGTCCGAAACCGTCATCCGGACGTGATCATTCTGGATCTCTTGCTGCCGGAGATGAACGGTGTGGACGTGACGCGTCACGTTCGAGCCTTGTCCTCGGTGCCTATCATCGTCCTCTCCGCCATCGGCGACGAGCGCCGAAAAGTCGAAGCACTGGAAGCCGGTGCGGACGACTACATGACGAAGCCCTTCGGCGTCGATGAATTATTGGCGCGGATTCGCTCGTTGCTCAGACGTGCGGCCGGCGCTCGCGGCACGCAGCCAATCTTTTCTTCCGGCGGACTGTCGGTCAATTTCGACCGCCGTGAGGTCGTCGTGAATGGGGAGCCGGTGAAATTGACGCCGACCGAATATGATTTGTTGAAGTACATGATCGAACATGCCGGAAAGGTTCTGACCCATCGCATGCTGCTCGAAGCCGTGTGGGGAGAGGCCTATAGTGATCAAGCGCAATATCTCCGCGTCTTCGTGGGGCAGCTGAGGAAGAAGATCGAAAAAGCTCCGGCCCGTCCCTCGTTTATCCTGACGGACCCCGGTGTCGGCTATCGGTTTTGCATCGAGTCCGATTCTGTATCCTGA
- a CDS encoding ATP-binding protein: MSEAGISISGRSRKGNWTFAGIFGLLVITAVSIIPLTLTSIHYQESDALVIDVAGRQRMLIERYTKELLLESQGPVGRHERTLELLKHRVTSLLDGGPVGLGDDRMTGPVLPPAPTEAIRAGLREQRRLLDGLSVMAGAMLNASSRGPDFIRQRDEMLHESDALLIVANDVVSLLTRHSAARINALIRWELLAVLVVIGVGSLRTWQFQQAEAEVERSQATVMEAFRQRDAVKSSLLSSVSHELRTPLTSIKTMLFNLRDDAAMLQAPLRQELIHRIDEELDYLDRLVGNLLDMSRIEAGAMCRNREWHLLEELAEGAVRLVSARFNGRLLEINLDPDIPPLWVDGVEIQQVLVNLLDNAIKFSPPGASIALRSKRTSNYIEVSVANDGPGIPETELQKIFDRFYRVPARGSSRIPGTGLGLAICKAIVESHGGEIAARSTPGSHTIIEFTLPLATRDAVRTLHHLSHA, encoded by the coding sequence ATGAGCGAGGCGGGGATCTCCATCTCCGGGCGGAGTCGCAAAGGCAACTGGACGTTTGCCGGCATTTTCGGTCTTCTGGTCATCACCGCTGTTTCGATCATTCCCTTGACCCTGACCAGCATTCACTATCAGGAGTCGGATGCGCTCGTCATCGACGTCGCAGGTCGTCAGCGCATGCTCATCGAGCGCTATACAAAAGAGTTGCTGCTTGAGAGTCAGGGCCCGGTTGGTCGGCATGAGCGGACATTGGAATTGCTGAAGCATCGGGTCACGTCATTGCTTGATGGAGGTCCTGTTGGATTGGGCGATGACCGCATGACGGGCCCGGTGCTGCCACCGGCTCCGACGGAAGCGATTCGGGCCGGATTGCGTGAGCAACGCCGCCTTCTGGACGGACTCTCGGTTATGGCGGGCGCCATGCTGAATGCCTCAAGCCGTGGACCCGACTTCATTCGACAGAGGGACGAAATGCTTCATGAAAGTGATGCCCTGCTGATTGTCGCCAATGATGTCGTCTCGCTCCTGACTCGGCATTCCGCGGCTCGCATTAATGCCCTGATCCGTTGGGAGCTCCTTGCCGTCCTGGTCGTGATCGGAGTCGGCTCGCTACGGACCTGGCAGTTTCAACAGGCTGAGGCCGAGGTTGAGCGCAGTCAGGCGACCGTGATGGAGGCCTTTCGCCAGCGGGATGCGGTCAAGTCCTCCTTGCTGTCATCGGTATCACACGAACTGCGAACTCCGTTGACATCGATCAAGACCATGCTGTTCAACCTTCGCGACGACGCGGCCATGCTTCAGGCGCCGTTGCGACAGGAGTTGATTCATCGCATCGATGAAGAACTCGACTATCTGGATAGGTTGGTCGGCAACCTTCTAGACATGTCCCGCATCGAGGCGGGGGCGATGTGTCGAAACCGAGAATGGCACCTGTTGGAGGAGCTGGCGGAAGGGGCGGTCCGTCTGGTCAGCGCTCGTTTCAACGGACGCCTGCTCGAAATCAATCTTGATCCCGATATCCCTCCACTGTGGGTGGACGGGGTTGAGATCCAGCAGGTTCTGGTCAATCTGCTGGACAATGCGATAAAATTTTCCCCTCCTGGGGCATCGATCGCACTGCGATCCAAACGGACGAGCAACTACATCGAGGTCAGCGTCGCGAACGATGGACCGGGAATTCCTGAAACAGAACTCCAGAAGATCTTTGATCGATTCTACCGCGTCCCTGCGCGAGGTTCCTCTCGGATTCCCGGCACCGGCCTTGGATTGGCGATCTGCAAGGCCATCGTCGAATCTCACGGCGGAGAGATCGCCGCACGCTCGACTCCAGGATCGCACACGATCATCGAGTTCACCTTGCCCCTGGCGACGCGGGACGCGGTGCGTACGCTGCACCACCTGTCGCACGCCTGA
- a CDS encoding saccharopine dehydrogenase family protein — protein MHRILVLGAGKIGSLIACLLAEQAGYTIHLGDQSLAVAKHLVEDLGLERVTPCLLDARQPHQLDAYLSAHPMDAVISSLPYFCNPAVAELARSHHIHYFDLTEDVAVTDRIRHISTGASTAFFPQCGLAPGFISIVTHDLMSHFEQLDTVKMRVGALPLHPSNALKYSLTWSTDGLINEYGNLCYGIEEGAKVPLQPLEGYETIELDGLLYEAFNTSGGLGTLADTAAGTVRTMNYKTLRYPGHCEKIHFLMKDLKLNEDRATLKRVLEHAIPQTLQDVVLIYASVSGTSEAGFFEENYVKKIYSQPIKGRVWSAIQVTTASSVCCVADLALNNPGRYNGFVAQESISLPDFLRNDFGAYYR, from the coding sequence ATGCATCGCATACTCGTTCTCGGCGCCGGCAAAATTGGTTCTCTCATCGCCTGCTTGCTTGCCGAACAGGCCGGCTACACTATTCACCTGGGCGACCAATCGCTGGCCGTCGCGAAGCATCTCGTCGAAGACCTCGGCCTCGAACGTGTCACCCCCTGCCTCCTGGACGCCCGCCAACCTCATCAACTTGACGCCTATCTCTCGGCCCATCCTATGGATGCGGTGATTTCAAGCCTGCCCTATTTTTGCAATCCAGCCGTGGCGGAACTTGCCCGTTCCCATCACATCCATTATTTCGACCTGACCGAAGATGTCGCAGTGACTGACAGGATCCGCCACATCAGCACCGGTGCTTCAACCGCTTTCTTCCCACAATGCGGCCTGGCACCCGGATTCATCAGCATCGTCACCCATGACCTCATGTCTCACTTCGAGCAACTGGACACGGTCAAAATGCGTGTCGGAGCGCTTCCGCTCCATCCCAGCAATGCGCTCAAATATTCACTGACCTGGTCCACGGACGGTCTCATCAATGAGTATGGGAATCTCTGTTACGGCATCGAAGAAGGGGCGAAAGTTCCGCTTCAGCCGCTTGAAGGATATGAAACCATCGAACTGGACGGATTGTTGTACGAGGCGTTCAACACATCCGGAGGTCTCGGCACGCTCGCCGACACTGCAGCCGGCACCGTGCGGACGATGAATTACAAAACGCTGCGGTATCCCGGACATTGCGAAAAAATTCATTTCCTCATGAAGGATCTTAAACTGAACGAAGACCGGGCGACGCTGAAGCGCGTCCTCGAACATGCGATCCCGCAGACGCTGCAGGATGTGGTCCTGATCTATGCCTCCGTGTCCGGAACGAGCGAGGCCGGGTTCTTTGAGGAAAATTACGTGAAGAAAATCTATTCCCAACCTATCAAGGGAAGAGTGTGGTCGGCCATTCAAGTGACGACGGCTTCCAGCGTGTGCTGCGTGGCCGACCTCGCGCTCAACAATCCCGGACGATACAATGGATTCGTCGCGCAGGAATCCATTTCACTGCCCGATTTCCTCAGAAACGATTTTGGAGCCTATTACCGATGA
- a CDS encoding aldehyde dehydrogenase family protein codes for MSTWHTVLKDLGVHALNPGGSTGHSWWSSSQKAGPVLQSINPATGDVIAGIHPCAADDYERIIKESHETFLQWRSVPAPRRGELVRLIGHALREKKHELGTLVSLEVGKIKAEGDGEVQEMIDMADFAVGQSRMLYGATMPSERPSHRMSEQWHPLGPVGIITAFNFPVAVWAWNAFLAAVAGDTVIWKPSPKAPLCAIAIQHICNRVMEQQGYTGIFSLCVTDQDELAERMVKDARLPLISFTGSVAVGRRVASAVSHRLGRTLLELSGNNAVIVDEDADLELALRAIVFGSVGTAGQRCTTTRRLLIHEARAEELTGKLIKAYNQISIGNPLDATTLMGPLIDQAAVESFRATLAAVTHDGGEVLCGGRVLDRPGFFVEPTIVRAQNDWPVVQRETFAPILYVMTFRTIEEAVQMQNDVPQGLSSALFTNSLRHGEQFMSAAGSDCGIANVNIGTSGAEIGGAFGGEKETGGGREAGSDSWKAYMRRQTNTVNWGRELPLAQGIKFGSSP; via the coding sequence ATGAGCACATGGCACACGGTCCTCAAAGATCTCGGTGTTCACGCGCTGAACCCGGGAGGAAGCACCGGGCATAGCTGGTGGTCGAGTTCACAAAAAGCCGGCCCGGTGTTGCAATCGATCAACCCAGCAACCGGCGATGTGATTGCCGGCATTCACCCTTGCGCAGCAGATGATTATGAACGCATTATTAAAGAATCACATGAGACATTTCTTCAATGGCGCTCGGTGCCTGCGCCCAGACGCGGTGAACTGGTTCGATTGATCGGGCACGCTCTCCGAGAGAAGAAACATGAGCTGGGCACCCTGGTCTCGCTTGAGGTAGGGAAGATCAAGGCGGAAGGTGATGGCGAAGTTCAGGAAATGATCGATATGGCCGACTTTGCGGTCGGTCAATCCCGCATGCTGTACGGTGCGACGATGCCGTCTGAACGGCCCTCCCACCGCATGTCCGAGCAGTGGCATCCGCTGGGACCGGTGGGAATCATCACGGCGTTCAACTTCCCGGTCGCCGTCTGGGCATGGAACGCGTTCCTGGCCGCAGTCGCGGGCGACACGGTGATCTGGAAACCTTCACCAAAAGCTCCCCTTTGCGCCATTGCCATCCAGCACATCTGCAACCGCGTGATGGAGCAGCAGGGTTATACCGGAATTTTTTCCCTGTGCGTCACCGATCAGGATGAGCTCGCCGAACGCATGGTCAAAGATGCGCGGTTACCGCTCATCTCATTTACCGGGTCGGTGGCGGTCGGCCGCCGTGTAGCATCGGCGGTCAGCCACCGACTCGGAAGAACCCTCCTCGAACTCAGCGGCAATAATGCCGTCATCGTCGACGAAGACGCTGACCTGGAACTGGCGCTCCGCGCGATCGTCTTCGGCTCAGTCGGGACCGCGGGCCAACGCTGCACGACGACCAGACGTCTACTGATCCACGAGGCGCGGGCAGAAGAGCTGACCGGCAAGTTGATCAAAGCCTATAATCAGATCTCAATCGGCAATCCGTTGGACGCCACGACGCTCATGGGTCCGCTCATCGATCAGGCGGCGGTCGAGTCTTTTCGCGCGACGCTTGCCGCCGTGACACATGACGGAGGCGAAGTGCTGTGCGGCGGCCGTGTGCTCGACCGTCCAGGTTTCTTCGTCGAACCGACGATTGTACGGGCCCAGAATGACTGGCCGGTCGTGCAGCGGGAAACTTTCGCACCGATCCTCTATGTGATGACCTTCCGCACCATCGAGGAAGCCGTCCAGATGCAGAACGACGTCCCGCAAGGCCTATCGTCGGCGCTATTCACGAATAGCCTGCGTCATGGTGAGCAGTTCATGTCGGCTGCGGGAAGCGATTGCGGCATCGCCAATGTCAACATCGGTACGTCCGGAGCCGAAATTGGGGGCGCCTTCGGCGGCGAGAAGGAAACCGGCGGAGGCCGGGAAGCGGGATCCGATTCATGGAAGGCCTACATGCGCCGTCAAACCAATACTGTGAACTGGGGACGGGAGCTTCCGTTGGCCCAAGGGATCAAATTCGGATCATCACCTTAA
- a CDS encoding VOC family protein yields the protein MDTNRELDELLERMVADYLSRNSAATQLKKMLDEAGVGFYPVMDHVTLRTLDIDRRARPFMSLGYTYDETLEYDDWYAKVYRKTGYPALFVDQAYPGERGRSSIIPGWVNTFGDETFHHIAARVEDIEKAIDRLKNKGVVFAGKIVGGAGGPLRQIFSTPEMVNGQPFSVLELAERHRGYQGFMPPQADSLMKSSAGR from the coding sequence ATGGATACGAATCGGGAGTTGGATGAACTGCTGGAGCGGATGGTCGCCGACTATCTATCACGGAACAGCGCGGCCACGCAGCTGAAGAAAATGCTCGACGAAGCCGGCGTGGGCTTCTACCCTGTCATGGATCACGTCACGTTGCGGACACTCGACATCGACCGCCGGGCACGACCGTTCATGTCGCTTGGGTACACCTATGACGAGACACTGGAATATGACGACTGGTACGCGAAGGTGTACCGGAAGACCGGGTACCCTGCTCTCTTCGTCGACCAGGCCTATCCGGGAGAGCGCGGCCGGAGCAGTATCATACCCGGCTGGGTCAACACATTCGGAGACGAGACCTTCCATCACATCGCGGCCAGGGTTGAGGATATCGAGAAAGCCATCGACCGGCTGAAGAACAAAGGCGTCGTGTTCGCCGGCAAGATTGTCGGCGGAGCGGGAGGACCGCTTCGGCAGATTTTTTCCACTCCCGAGATGGTGAACGGCCAGCCCTTCTCCGTTCTTGAACTGGCCGAGCGGCACCGCGGCTATCAGGGATTCATGCCTCCGCAGGCGGACAGCTTGATGAAATCTTCAGCCGGA